TTTGGGCCATGCTTTCGGGACAGAAAATTGTCCAAGATTATGTGACACCCGTAGGTACTGATATTCAGTGGCGACCCCAATAGGTACTGTCCAATGCCAAGGTGGCCAAAAATTTGGATTTTAGACCTGCTATTAACTTAAAGCATCGAGCTTTTTTAATGACAAAGTACAGAAAACTGCTATGTTATGGGGAGGTAAATAACAAGAAAGATTGAGGTTTACTTTTCTAGGAATGAGTTACCAGAGGGTTTTATTAAAATTAAGTGGCGAAGCCTTAATGGGCAACTTAGGCTACGGTATCGATCCTGCGGTAGTCGCCAAGATTGCTCAGGAAGTGGCAGACGTAGTCAAGAGTGGAGTCCAAGTAGCCATTGTTGTTGGTGGTGGAAACATCTTTCGCGGAATGAAAGCCTCTGCTGCGGGAATGGATCGAGCAACGGCTGATTATATTGGCATGATTGCTACTGTAATGAACGCGATGACTTTACAAGATGCTCTAGAAAGAATAGGCATTTCCAATCGGTTACAAACTGCAATTTCGATGCAGGAAGTGGCTGAACCTTATATTCGCCGTCGAGCTATTCGTCACCTCGAGAAAGGTCGAGTTGTAATCTTTGGTGCAGGTTCGGGAAATCCCTTTTTTACGACTGATACTACTGCTGCTTTAAGAGCGGCAGAGATCGATGCAGAAATTATTTTTAAAGCTACTAAAGTAGACGGAATCTATGATTCTGACCCAGTAAAAAACGAAAATGCTCATCGCTACCAAAGCTTGACCTATAACTATGTCCTAACCCAAGAGTTAAAGGTGATGGACAGTACAGCGATCGCTCTGTGTAAGGAAAACAATATTCCTATATTAGTTTTCAATCTTTCAGTAAACGGTAATATTATGCGTGCAACCAAAGGAGAACCTGTTGGCACTATTGTAGGAGGAAATTGTGAAGTTATCTGATATAAAAGAACGTATGCAAAAGACTGTTGAGGCTACTCAAAGGTCTTTCAACACTATTCGTACAGGAAGAGCAAGCACTTCTTTATTAGACCGCGTTATGGTGGATTATTATGGCTCAGAGACTCCCCTAAACTCTTTGGCTAATCTTAGTACCCCCGACGCAACGACAATTATGATCCAGCCTTATGACAAAGGCAGCATGGGTCAGATTGAAAAAGCGATTTCTCTTTCTGATATTGGTCTGACACCCAACAATAATGGAGATTTAATTAGGCTGAATATTCCTCCTCTAACCAAAGAGCGTCGTAAAGAACTAGTAAAAACAGCAGGAAAGCTAGCCGAGGAAGGTAAGGTGGGAATTCGCAATATTCGTCGTGATGCGATCGATGAAATTCGCAAACAAGAAAAAAGCAGCGACATTTCCGAAGATGAATCTAGAGATTT
The sequence above is drawn from the Coleofasciculaceae cyanobacterium genome and encodes:
- the pyrH gene encoding UMP kinase produces the protein MSYQRVLLKLSGEALMGNLGYGIDPAVVAKIAQEVADVVKSGVQVAIVVGGGNIFRGMKASAAGMDRATADYIGMIATVMNAMTLQDALERIGISNRLQTAISMQEVAEPYIRRRAIRHLEKGRVVIFGAGSGNPFFTTDTTAALRAAEIDAEIIFKATKVDGIYDSDPVKNENAHRYQSLTYNYVLTQELKVMDSTAIALCKENNIPILVFNLSVNGNIMRATKGEPVGTIVGGNCEVI
- the frr gene encoding ribosome recycling factor — encoded protein: MKLSDIKERMQKTVEATQRSFNTIRTGRASTSLLDRVMVDYYGSETPLNSLANLSTPDATTIMIQPYDKGSMGQIEKAISLSDIGLTPNNNGDLIRLNIPPLTKERRKELVKTAGKLAEEGKVGIRNIRRDAIDEIRKQEKSSDISEDESRDLQDEIQSITDSFNQKIDDLLAIKEKDIMTV